Below is a window of Candidatus Paceibacterota bacterium DNA.
GCGTGACCTTCTGAAATATTTCCTGCTGAAAGCGCATCAAGAATATCTTGAGGAAGAGCGAGTAATCGGAGACTGTTTGTCACATACTCACGACTTCGTCCAACTTTGCTTGCAATCTCTCCATGTTTAAATCCGAACTCTTCTACGAGTCTTTGAAACGCTCGTGCGCGATCAACGGGATTTAGATCTTCACGTTGTACGTTTTCAATGATCGCGAGTTCAAGCTTGAGAAGATTACTTTCATCACCAATTTTAATGAGCACCGGGACTTCACGAAGACCTGCCATCTTTGACGCTCTAAGACGTCGCTCTCCAGCGATAAGTTCATATTCAACTGCAAGACCGCCATCTTCCTTAATAACCTCATTACGTGTCACCACAAGCGCCTGGAGAACTCCATATTGCTTAATAGAATCAGAGAGAGCTTTCAGTTGGATAGGGTCAAAATCCTTACGAGGCTGGAATGGATTGGGTTTAATTTTATCTACCTCGACCCAGAAAATTGCATTGTTATAGAAGTTTGATGTCGGAGTTGTTGGTGACTGCATGAGGACATTATAACGCACTGCCTATCTTAAAAAATTGTGTATAAAGATGTTTTTAATAGACACACCACAATCATTGACTTATATACATATATATAGTATAATTATACATGGAAAGGCTAGAGAGTTCCTCTAGAATTGCGCATGGCAAAAATCGTTAACGGAGTACTTAGTTGCATTATCTTCATACTCCTTATCATCTGCGTGTACTGGAGCAGGAGTGATCAGCTTTCTGGTGACACCGTGTCACCAACTGATCAACTCGCGTCCGCACTCAGCGACCTTAAGAAGGGCAAGCAAGTGAAGTTTGAGTCTGTACGCCAAGGCCTCAACGTCATGTCGTACAACGCCTTCGTACGCGAAGCGGCTGACAAAGCAGGCATCAGTATGGATGAAGCAACTGCCCTCTTGAACAACAGCGTCTTGGTCACCACCAAACCAACACTCACCGTCGAGGCTGACTGACAAAAACATCTTACCGAACCGCTCTTTGGAAAGAGCGGTTTCTTTTTTGTAAAATTGCTCTTTAAATAGAATTTCAGTACACTTCCCCATACCGCCAGAGTGATGAAATTGGCAAACATACTCGACTCAAAATCGAGCGCCGAAAGGCTTGCGGGTTCAAGTCCCGCCTCTGGCACAAGTTGAATTTTTAATTAATAAGCGTAGTATCCCACTGTTATTGGTTTTGGGTCAGTATCCAAACCAACTGTCCTTTCTCACCCTTAAAGGAGTAGCCGATGCAAACTGCAACGCGGAAGAAACCTTCCAAGGAAGTCCAGGAGTATCTTGACCTTCGCAAACATGTCCGACGTTTACTTGATGTTGTCTTTCCGAAGGAACAACATCAAGTTGTCGAGCCGACATTCGTCACAACCCTGGGTCACAAAATCCTACTTGATCGGTTGATCATCGGAGTCCGATCATGTCAAAAATTGGCACACGAAGCACATCGTGTCAAAGAGATCAATAAGTGGCGACAAATCGAATATGATTTGATCGACAAGCGCCGTGAACTTGATGACACAATACGTGTACTCAAACCCTTTAAATTGTTCGACAAACTTCCACACACCCTCATCAAATGACCAACACCAACCCAGACCGGAGCATTGCTCCGGTCTCTTTTTTTATCTATAGTACCCACACATGGAAAAACTTCCCCGTATTATTGCTCTCATTGGTCCCACGGCTGTTGGCAAAAGTGATCTTGCTGTTGAAATTGCGTTGCAGCTAAAAAAATCTGGTGTTGATGCTGAAATTGTTTCAGCAGATTCACGACAAGTATATACAGGATTAGATCTTGGCACAGGAAAAATCACAACTTCTGAAATGCGAGGAATTCCACACCACTTGCTTGATGTAGCAAAT
It encodes the following:
- a CDS encoding ParB/RepB/Spo0J family partition protein, producing the protein MQSPTTPTSNFYNNAIFWVEVDKIKPNPFQPRKDFDPIQLKALSDSIKQYGVLQALVVTRNEVIKEDGGLAVEYELIAGERRLRASKMAGLREVPVLIKIGDESNLLKLELAIIENVQREDLNPVDRARAFQRLVEEFGFKHGEIASKVGRSREYVTNSLRLLALPQDILDALSAGNISEGHARPLGMLNDRPEEQATLLKEIMFKRLTVREAEAIARRIAYDKVRKKERMIDPEIVELEQKLAESFGTRVHIERKDNGGKVMIDFFSADDLRSILNLVQHSKEQDPRTMLHRFEAAMGGAIEAKQQPKPTVEAPEVIADPVVAPEAAPLQAGEDDRTPVEVKAAEESDDIYSLKNFTI